From the Glutamicibacter halophytocola genome, the window GCCAAGACCGGTGTCCCGCAAGCTTGTGCTTCGGCGGCCACCAGCCCAAAGGTTTCGGAAAGCGACGGAACCGCGACAATATCCGCATTGGCAAAAACCAGAGCCAGTTTGGACGGTTCCAAGGGATCATAGAATCGCACAACATCGCTCAGGTTCTGTTCGCTGGCAATTGATTTCAAATCGTAGTCCGCGGACCCAGAAGATGCGCCAAAAAGCGATGCGGTGATCCGCAAATCGGGATGGCTGCGGCGTGCCGCGCCCATGGCATTAAGTAATAAGTGCGCGCCCTTGAGCGGTTGCATGCGGCCCGCGTAGACCAGGTGCAAGTCATCTTCGCCCAGCGGGCGGCGCAGCTTGTCCTGATCAGGGTGGAAAATCCGGTGATTGACCCCGGGCAGCACCACGTCCAATTTGGTGGATTCGACCTGGTAGAAGCGCGCGAGCTGCTTGGCTTCAACCGGCGTGTTGGCAATGATACGGGCACATTGAAACAGCAATTGTTTCTCGGCCTGTTTACGATTGCCCGGCTCGGGGATGCCCGACTCATGTTCTTTCGCCGATGCCGAGGTGTGCATCGAAACGAGCAGCGGAACGGACCAAAGCTCTGCGAGTTCGAGTCCAGCCATTCCCGAGAGCCAATAATGGGCGTGAATTATATCGAACTTCAGCCCCTGAAGATGTGCGGATACTGCAAGGACAGCGGGGTCAATGATTTCTGGAAGCTGTTCCTTGGACAATGATTGATTTGCAGCCACCTGAACTTCGTGCATCCAAACGCCTTCGCCAACCTGAAGCGATTGGGATTCAGCCGCGGTGCGAGTAATCATGTGCACTTCATGGCCCAGGGCGCCCAGCGCAAAGGACAAGTTCTGGATGTAGACATTCATGCCGCCGGCATCACCTGAACCCGGTTGCTGCATGGGCGAAGTGTGCAGGGAAAGCATGGCAATGCGCATGTTGATGGCTCCAGGAATATTCGGGGGAGACGGGCTGCTGTGGCTGAATGCCCAGAGTTGATGCTATCAAGAAGCGAGGTCCAGCATTTTCAAGTTTGCTGCTGTCCAGTGCTCCACCATTGATGCCCCGCCGTGTGCATCCCCTTCACAGATCTGCAGCTCAGAACCTGGCCATGACCGATGTAGTTTCCAAGCAGTTGCCGCAGGACTGGAAACGTCGTTCCTTCCATGGATGAATATTGCCGGAAGATGATTGATGAGCTCGACCTGGTCCAGAATCGGCGGCTGGCAGAATCCGGAGTGAGACCAGAAATGCGTGGTTAGGCGGGTCATGGCGTGGCGGAATTGTTTCTCCTTCCAGCGTGGATCGCGAAGGACCCGTTCGCTGCCGAGAGAAATATGGGTATCTTCCCAAAGCGCCCATTCGATCGATGCGGCATCTCGAAGATCGGAAACAGGGGAGGAATGCATCTGGGCGTAGGCCTCGACCAAAGACATTCGACCTGATTCATAACCAGGGATGTGCGTCCGGGCAAATTTTGACAACCGGTCCCAAGCTTCGGGAAAGAAGGCCCCGACTGTTTCAGTTATCCACTGGACTTCTTCGCGACTTGTCGTCGTGACGGCAAAGAGAACGAGGCCGAGCACCCTGCTTGGGTGAGCTTGGGCGTACGCCAGCGCCAATGTTGACCCCCAGGACACTCCATTCAAAATCCACTTGTCGATTCCTCGATCGATTCTCAAGGCCTCGATATCCTCGATCAGTTTCTGGGTCGTGAATTGATCTGCAGGGATATTGAGATCGGCAGCCGATGGTGTCGAGCGCCCGCAACCGCGTTGCTCGAACCCGATAAGGCGGGTGCGAGCCAGATCCCAGCGATGCCGGTAACCTGAATTCCCCAGGGTCCCACCGGGGCCGCCATGAAGATGCAAGGCCGGGACGCCTTGGGGATGGCCTGATTCCTCCCAGAACAGGCGATGCCCATCACTGACGGGAAGAAATCCATGCTCGCCGGGGCTATTGAGGTGACCTGTGGAATCCATAGCTGAACCTTATGCGAGGAAGAGCGAAGCGAAGGGCATCTGCGTCGAGCGCATAAAAAGAAATTCCCGGTTGACCTAAGTCAACCGGGAATTTCACCTGTGCGCGAAAGGGGACTTGAACCCCTACCCTCTTGCGAGGACTAGCACCTCAAGCTAGCGCGTCTACCTATTCCGCCACCCGCGCAGGTTACTCGTTGTTCGCGTTGTTATCGCTGGCAACGAAGTAAAACTTTACCATCCCTTTCGAGTGAATTCCAATCGGGCGGTTCTCGGCCCCTATGCCGAAAAACTCCCGTAATTTCGCGGTAAATTCAGGGTTGAGTAGTGATTTAAGGGAAAAAATCCCTCGATCAGTGGCAAGGGTCACATGAAACTTGTGTGATTGTCCTAGTGAAGCACAGGTTTAGCCGGCACTCATGGTTGATTTTCGCTGCCAATCCTTCGGATGAATTCTTCTGCGCCAAGTACCTCATTGAAGATTTGCCCCGTGGGTTCCAGCGCTATGCCGGCGGCCAAATCGGGAAGCTGAACCGGGGTGAAACCCAATTGGCGAACCAATGACGCGACCAATGCGGCATCTTGGGGACTGTCAGTCGCGATTCCCAAGGCGCGCCGGGCCGCGGATTTGGAGGCTCGATCCGCATCGAGATCCCAGTGGCTGATGTGGTTCAAGGCCTTGGCCACGCGGGATTGGCTGAAGTGTTCAGCGAGCGCCTCTGAACTTGAAAGGCCTCGATCAATTGCACTTAGCAGCCAGTGCGGCAGCGGTTCGTCGTTCCAACGGTTTGTTGCGTCGATCAGCAGTGAACCGGCAAGCGATTCGCTGTCGATGTCATCCAAGTCTTCCTGCGGAACCATGAGGGCTACTAGCTGTACGTCTTTGGCGATGTCGGTGGCGTCCACGGCGGTGGCCTGTGGCGCATACTGCGCCACATGATATTTCATGAGCCGCGCTGGCCTGGAGCCTGCAATCTTCACGTGAATGCCACTGGAGGCTGCCGCTCTAGCCAACGCGGTTCCGGCGCGGCCTGCCCCGAGAATGCCGATTTTGTCGATGCTCATGAAACCAGCTTAAACGCCGAGGCCGCCGCCATCTGCGCAAACTGCACAGATGCCGGCGGCCTCGAATCAACTAGCCAAGTTCTATCCGGCCCATAGGGGGGAGAGAGCCTTGTAGAGCTGCTGTAGGCCAAGAATGATGAAGAGGATTGCGGTAATGGCCAGGGCAGTGTTGGTGTGCCAGCGGTTGGCCCACTGCTTCGGGATTCGCTTGCCGTTGAGCAGGCCCAGCAAGGTGACTGCAAGGAACGGCATGAACAGCGCTCCAAGCACTCCATAGGCCAGGATCAGCGCGATTGGCTTGTCCAGCAAGAACAGAACCATTGGCGGGAAGGTCAGCCACAGGACATAGAACTTGAAGTATTTGCCACCGGTCATGGTGTCCGGGTGATTTGCTGGGCGCTTGCGCATGTGGCCCCAGAAGTCTGCGAACATCAGCGAAACACCGTTCCATACGCCGATGATCGAGGAGAAGGAAGCTGCCCAGAAGCCGATCAGGAAGCCGTTGCCGACCACCACGCCGTATTCCGCCTTGAGCACATCGCCCAGTTCCAGCAGTCCCTTGTCGCCACCGGAGATGGACACGCCGGCGGCACGGACTACCTCGGCGCCGACGATCAGCATGGCGATCACGAAGATGCCGGTCATGACGTAGGCCATGGAATTATCGATGCGCATAACCCGCATCCACTTGGGGGTGTACCAGCCCTTTTCGCGCAGCCAGTAGCCGTAGGCTGCCAGGGTGATGGTGCCGCCCACGCCGCCCGCCAAGGCCAGGGTGTAGATCACGCCGCCCTTGGGGATCATCGGGATCAGGCCCTTGAGCATTTCTGGGACATTGGGCACTGCGATCACT encodes:
- a CDS encoding glycosyltransferase, with protein sequence MQQPGSGDAGGMNVYIQNLSFALGALGHEVHMITRTAAESQSLQVGEGVWMHEVQVAANQSLSKEQLPEIIDPAVLAVSAHLQGLKFDIIHAHYWLSGMAGLELAELWSVPLLVSMHTSASAKEHESGIPEPGNRKQAEKQLLFQCARIIANTPVEAKQLARFYQVESTKLDVVLPGVNHRIFHPDQDKLRRPLGEDDLHLVYAGRMQPLKGAHLLLNAMGAARRSHPDLRITASLFGASSGSADYDLKSIASEQNLSDVVRFYDPLEPSKLALVFANADIVAVPSLSETFGLVAAEAQACGTPVLANAVGGLAYAVDDGKSGWLMPEADPSLWAQKLVELAQNPDAVTTAGHGALEHSGLFTWERAAVATLASYRIAQSEVQI
- a CDS encoding alpha/beta fold hydrolase, whose protein sequence is MDSTGHLNSPGEHGFLPVSDGHRLFWEESGHPQGVPALHLHGGPGGTLGNSGYRHRWDLARTRLIGFEQRGCGRSTPSAADLNIPADQFTTQKLIEDIEALRIDRGIDKWILNGVSWGSTLALAYAQAHPSRVLGLVLFAVTTTSREEVQWITETVGAFFPEAWDRLSKFARTHIPGYESGRMSLVEAYAQMHSSPVSDLRDAASIEWALWEDTHISLGSERVLRDPRWKEKQFRHAMTRLTTHFWSHSGFCQPPILDQVELINHLPAIFIHGRNDVSSPAATAWKLHRSWPGSELQICEGDAHGGASMVEHWTAANLKMLDLAS
- a CDS encoding NADPH-dependent F420 reductase; its protein translation is MSIDKIGILGAGRAGTALARAAASSGIHVKIAGSRPARLMKYHVAQYAPQATAVDATDIAKDVQLVALMVPQEDLDDIDSESLAGSLLIDATNRWNDEPLPHWLLSAIDRGLSSSEALAEHFSQSRVAKALNHISHWDLDADRASKSAARRALGIATDSPQDAALVASLVRQLGFTPVQLPDLAAGIALEPTGQIFNEVLGAEEFIRRIGSENQP
- a CDS encoding Nramp family divalent metal transporter; the protein is MSESTQAPDAGLESGGPPRWKIIGPGLVVAATGVGAADMVATLVAGSQYGYALLWAVILGVILKIVLVEGAGRYTLATGQTIFEGWKSLGKWTTWYFGPYIIIWGFVYGATAMSSAALPLAALIPGVDLKIWAIIMGLLGFVMVWFGRYHFFEKVTAVLVGIMFITVVGLAVIAVPNVPEMLKGLIPMIPKGGVIYTLALAGGVGGTITLAAYGYWLREKGWYTPKWMRVMRIDNSMAYVMTGIFVIAMLIVGAEVVRAAGVSISGGDKGLLELGDVLKAEYGVVVGNGFLIGFWAASFSSIIGVWNGVSLMFADFWGHMRKRPANHPDTMTGGKYFKFYVLWLTFPPMVLFLLDKPIALILAYGVLGALFMPFLAVTLLGLLNGKRIPKQWANRWHTNTALAITAILFIILGLQQLYKALSPLWAG